One Rhodanobacteraceae bacterium DNA segment encodes these proteins:
- a CDS encoding BolA family transcriptional regulator, producing MSDRMQRLRTCLEGALAPESLDLVDDSHKHVGHAGARDGRGHFSVRIVASCFKGKAPLARHRMVYAALGSLMDTDIHALSIQALTPEEIG from the coding sequence ATGTCTGATCGCATGCAACGACTGCGCACCTGCCTCGAAGGCGCCCTGGCGCCAGAATCGCTGGATCTGGTCGATGACAGTCACAAACACGTGGGACACGCCGGGGCGCGTGACGGTCGCGGTCATTTCAGCGTGCGCATCGTCGCCTCCTGCTTCAAGGGGAAGGCGCCGCTGGCGCGGCACCGGATGGTCTATGCGGCCCTGGGTTCCCTGATGGATACCGATATTCACGCCTTGTCGATTCAGGCGCTCACACCTGAGGAAATTGGATGA
- a CDS encoding threonylcarbamoyl-AMP synthase: MSRRIAIHPQSPQKRLIDQAVEGLKAGQLLVYPTDSGYAFGFALDSRNALERVAKLRQLKPRHNFTLACRDLKHVGQYARLDDAAFRMIRSHVPGAYTFILPASSLVPKRVATEKRRSIGVRVPDNRVAQALIEGLGEPILSSSLLLPDRELHGMEVDELFDALDAHVDLFIDGGPCGFDPTTVVSLIDQPYTVLRYGSGPVDWE; encoded by the coding sequence ATGTCGCGCCGCATCGCCATCCATCCACAATCGCCCCAGAAACGTCTGATCGATCAGGCCGTGGAGGGTCTGAAGGCGGGCCAACTGCTGGTCTATCCGACCGATTCGGGCTACGCCTTCGGCTTTGCACTGGATTCCCGCAACGCGCTGGAGCGGGTCGCCAAGCTGCGTCAGCTCAAGCCGCGGCACAACTTCACCCTGGCCTGCCGCGATCTCAAGCATGTGGGCCAGTACGCCCGCCTGGACGACGCCGCCTTTCGCATGATCCGTTCACACGTGCCTGGCGCCTACACTTTCATCCTTCCGGCCAGTTCTCTGGTACCCAAGCGGGTCGCCACCGAGAAACGCCGCTCCATCGGTGTGCGGGTGCCCGACAACCGGGTCGCTCAGGCCCTGATCGAAGGGCTGGGAGAGCCCATCCTCAGTTCCAGCCTGCTGCTGCCGGACCGGGAGCTGCACGGCATGGAAGTCGACGAGCTTTTCGATGCGTTGGATGCCCATGTGGACCTGTTCATAGACGGTGGCCCCTGCGGTTTTGATCCAACCACGGTGGTCTCACTGATCGATCAACCGTACACGGTCCTGCGCTACGGCAGCGGCCCGGTGGATTGGGAATGA
- a CDS encoding segregation/condensation protein A, translating into MSEHPVIPSGEGGSARQGEIPFALVRGEPFYELPKDLYIPPDALEVILEAFEGPLDLLLYLIRRQNLDILDIPIAAITRQYVGYIDMMQELRFELAAEYLVMAAILAEIKSRLLLPRPPATGEEEEDPRAELVRRLQEYERFKKAAEDLDALPRMERDTCAVTVHVPERKISVVPPEVELRELLLAFRDVLNRADLFVSHQIRREPLSVRAKMTELLDALNSGEFIEFTTVFTPAEGRLGVVVCFLAMLELGKAGLLEIVQDRPLAPIYLKSLAARDAD; encoded by the coding sequence ATGAGCGAGCATCCGGTCATCCCCAGCGGCGAAGGCGGTAGCGCCAGGCAGGGAGAAATCCCCTTCGCGCTGGTGCGCGGCGAACCCTTCTACGAGCTGCCCAAGGACCTGTACATCCCGCCGGACGCGCTGGAAGTCATCCTGGAAGCCTTCGAGGGCCCGCTGGATCTGCTGCTGTACCTGATCCGGCGCCAGAATCTCGACATCCTCGACATTCCGATCGCCGCGATCACGCGCCAGTACGTCGGCTACATCGACATGATGCAGGAGCTGCGCTTCGAGCTCGCGGCCGAGTATCTGGTGATGGCCGCCATCCTGGCCGAGATCAAGTCCAGACTCCTGCTGCCCAGGCCCCCGGCTACTGGCGAGGAGGAAGAGGATCCGCGCGCAGAACTGGTACGTCGGCTGCAGGAGTACGAGCGTTTCAAGAAGGCTGCCGAAGATCTCGATGCGCTGCCGCGCATGGAACGCGATACCTGCGCGGTCACCGTGCACGTGCCGGAACGCAAGATCAGCGTGGTACCGCCCGAGGTCGAACTGCGCGAACTGCTGCTGGCATTCCGCGACGTGCTCAACCGGGCCGACCTCTTCGTCAGTCATCAGATCCGCCGCGAACCCCTGTCGGTGCGGGCCAAGATGACCGAATTGCTGGATGCGCTGAACAGCGGCGAGTTCATCGAGTTCACCACCGTCTTCACGCCCGCCGAAGGTCGGCTGGGCGTGGTGGTCTGCTTTCTGGCAATGCTGGAGCTGGGCAAGGCCGGACTGCTGGAAATCGTGCAAGACCGACCGCTGGCACCCATCTACCTCAAATCATTGGCCGCGCGAGACGCTGACTGA
- the scpB gene encoding SMC-Scp complex subunit ScpB: MPIAPLKPIIEAAILAAGQPLTIAQISELFDESERPSHTEVAQALESLAADCAERGVELVEVASGFRYQVKTQVHAHVARLWTERQSKYSRALLETLSLIAYRQPITRGEIEAVRGVAVSTNIIKTLEEREWIRVIGHRDVPGRPALYGTTRAFLDYFGLKSLDQLPTLAEIRDLDSMEPELSFPEREASTATEVEMPPVPLAPVEVPSTETRQ; encoded by the coding sequence ATGCCCATTGCCCCTCTCAAGCCGATCATCGAAGCGGCCATTCTGGCTGCCGGTCAGCCGCTGACCATTGCCCAGATCAGCGAACTCTTCGACGAGTCGGAGCGCCCCAGCCATACCGAGGTGGCCCAGGCGCTGGAGTCGCTTGCCGCTGACTGCGCCGAACGCGGGGTGGAACTGGTCGAGGTCGCCAGTGGCTTTCGCTATCAGGTGAAGACCCAGGTCCACGCCCATGTCGCCAGGCTTTGGACCGAGCGTCAGAGCAAGTATTCCCGCGCTCTGCTGGAGACGCTCTCTCTGATTGCCTACCGACAGCCAATCACCCGAGGCGAAATCGAAGCGGTACGCGGCGTGGCGGTCAGCACCAACATCATCAAGACGCTGGAAGAACGCGAGTGGATCCGCGTCATCGGCCATCGCGATGTCCCCGGCCGCCCTGCCCTCTACGGCACTACCCGAGCTTTTCTCGACTATTTCGGCCTGAAGAGTCTGGATCAGCTGCCGACACTGGCAGAAATCCGCGATCTGGATTCGATGGAACCCGAATTGTCCTTTCCCGAGCGCGAAGCCTCCACCGCGACGGAAGTCGAGATGCCGCCGGTTCCGCTTGCCCCTGTTGAAGTTCCGTCCACGGAGACGCGTCAATGA